One stretch of Poecilia reticulata strain Guanapo linkage group LG21, Guppy_female_1.0+MT, whole genome shotgun sequence DNA includes these proteins:
- the LOC103457596 gene encoding dihydrolipoyllysine-residue succinyltransferase component of 2-oxoglutarate dehydrogenase complex, mitochondrial-like encodes MLSRSPCVYRTLSRSLSAASQVYNLGIQQSLSGHSICSQFVYRKSQLRRYLAPSNAFLCRYFRTSAVCNDELVTVNTPPFAESVTEGDVRWEKAVGDSVADDEVVCEVETDKTSIQVPTPAAGVIEELLIPDGGRVEAGTPLFRLRKGAAPAAKAAPSAATEDIPPPQPSTSAPLPPPPAPSPPVSVAKPSPAPPAPPAAGVRGENRVRMSRMRLRIAERLKEAQNTCAMLSTFNEIDMSNVNEMRKLYKEAFLTKHNVKLGFMSAFAKAASHALMDQPAVNAVIDEATKEIIYRDYVDISIAVATPKGLVVPVLRNVESMNYAEIEKTINALGEKARKNELAVEDMDGGTFTISNGGVFGSLFGTPIINPPQSAILGMHGVFDRPVAINGQVEVRPMMHVALTYDHRLIDGREAVTFLRKIKAVVEDPRLLLLDM; translated from the exons ATGCTGTCACGGTCCCCGTGTGTTTACCGCACGCTGAGTCGGTCCCTGTCAGCGGCGAGCCAG GTTTATAATTTGGGTATTCAACAAAGTTTATCGG GTCACTCAATCTGCAGCCAATTCGTTTACAGGAAATCTCAGCT GCGTAGATATCTGGCCCCATCAAATGCATTCCTCTGCAGGTACTTTAGGACGTCTGCCGTTTGCA ACGACGAATTGGTCACAGTCAACACGCCTCCATTCGCCGAGTCAGTCACAGAGGGCGATGTAAGGTGGGAAAAAG cggtGGGTGATTCGGTAGCAGACGACGAAGTGGTGTGTGAAGTCGAGACCGACAAG ACGTCAATTCAAGTCCCAACTCCTGCAGCTGGTGTGATCGAGGAGCTGCTGATCCCTGATGGAGGGAGGGTGGAAGCAGGAACTCCGCTGTTCAGACTACGGAAAGGAG CTGCTCCAGCTGCCAAAGCTGCTCCTTCTGCAGCTACAGAGGACATCCCTCCACCTCAGCCGTCCACTTCTGCTCCACTGCCACCACCGCCTGCTCCATCCCCGCCTG TTTCTGTTGCCAAACCCAGTCCTGCACCACCcgctcctccagcagcaggagTCAGAGGAGAAAACAGG GTGAGGATGAGCCGAATGAGGCTGAGGATTGCTGAGAGACTGAAGGAAGCTCAGAACACCTGCGCCATGCTGAGCACCTTCAACGAAATAGACATGAG TAACGTCAATGAAATGAGGAAACTCTACAAGGAGGCGTTCCTGACGAAGCACAACGTCAAACTGGGTTTTATGTCTGCTTTTGCTAAGGCGGCTTCACATGCTCTGATGGATCAACCCGCCGTCAACGCTG TTATTGATGAAGCGACCAAAGAGATCATCTACAGGGACTATGTGGACATCAGCATCGCTGTGGCAACTCCAAAG GGACTTGTAGTGCCGGTGCTACGAAATGTGGAGTCCATGAACTACGCTGAGATCGAGAAAACCATAAATGCTCTGGGAGAAAAG GCTCGTAAAAACGAGCTTGCGGTTGAAGATATGGATGGAGGAACGTTCACCATCAGCAACGGCGGCGTGTTTGGCTCCTTGTTCGGCACACCCATCATCAACCCCCCTCAGTCGGCCATCCTCGGCATGCACGGCGTCTTCGACAGACCTGTGGCCATCAATGGACAG GTCGAGGTCCGACCCATGATGCACGTGGCGCTGACGTACGACCATCGGCTCATCGACGGCAGAGAAGCGGTCACCTTCTTGCGCAAGATCAAAGCGGTGGTAGAAGATCctcggctgctgctgctggacatgTGA